The Lepeophtheirus salmonis chromosome 13, UVic_Lsal_1.4, whole genome shotgun sequence genome segment gtaataacacaAAAGAGCAATTCCGAATCCCTCTGGTCTAGAGAATTACCTGGTCTGTCCGTAAGCTTTATAGACtgtaataattcataatttttctgtaatttcTGACTGGGCAGAGACGGCTTCTAGGATCTCTATTGAGTGGAGTATATACTTTTCCACCCTTGGTGGaataggtaatattttatatttaacttcatatataatCCCTTGGACTTTAgagataatatattcaattttcaggttttgtttgtattttgaaGACGTTGCTACATCCCAATCTGAAGGGCATAATTCTTGGCCGTACTTTTCATGGATAATACAATCCACCATTCTAACAAGGGGAGCCACTTTtgagcaaaaacaaaacaaatggaATAAGGTCTTTATATAAAAAGCACATTCTAGACTCAATCATTTGTTTtgacttatttgtaaataaggaaGAGGTGGCCAATTGGTATCTGAACCCTTTTTAATGGGAATCTGTTAGGTAGTTTTTCAACATTGTTTTTGGGTTTAATACCTTTACCATTTCATTCAGGTCCAGTGTCTCCAATTTTCTCTTGACGATAAGAGACGATACTCTGTTGTTATCACCGTTTATTAAAGATCGTATTCAACATAGAGATTACTGCCACTGCTATGAAGAAGGGTGTTGAAGGCTCGAGGTGACTGGTTTTGGAAGGGTAGCATAAGACTAATCTCTTGGTTCTACTTAATGGAATGAAATTACCTAACTTCTTATCTCCACGAGATAGGTTTTGACCAACAAAAGTTAGTCCTGCTTCCCTTAAAAACTTGTTCCGACTGTTCAACCCTGTATTGAAGTTAAAAGGTTCGTTAGAGATCAGGGTATGTAGAATGTCATTCATAATGGATTCCCACGACCTACTCATCTGTCTCCAGTATTGACCACATTTTTTCATCACCCCAAATAACTCCGATGGTCTCATAAGTAATATGTCAGTCAGATCATGACCAACTCTTTTCTAAAACTCACCCTTGATCCTCAACGTCCAGAAATCACTCCTTTTCCTCAGTCTTGTAAACCAAGAGAATTTCCGCACTTTACACCAGGCCTCTATGTTTGAAGATCTCAGGCCCCATTCTACCTTATCTTGacaatattcttataaatattattataaaaaatttcgacAGACATACTTTGGAACAGCAAACTTAAGGATCTTTTATGTCATcaacttattaattttaatattatgaaataccaTCTTAAacaatctttctttattttatcactcttttataaataaatataatattacaatagaAACAATAAGTGGTCATGCAggaataagtatatatttatgcaaagaGGGAAAAAAGAACTTgatagtcattaaaaaaattcccacgCTAAGGTATaccttcaaaagttttttttttattatcttatcaTTTGATtatcaattgacaaatttgtttaaaagttgAGAGGGtttcaaacacttttttgaaatgtgatgcagcctaatatatatatatattaagatttcaatatctttattttaactgagtaaaaatgaccattcctttatacgaaaataaaatggaaaaaaaacaagaaaaagaatacaaggtactatgatgaataattaatatcatctaaacaagtcgaaCTTATACATGTATTTACCTTTagttttcctttattatttctaaaaaagtaaatttttaatgaagatataaatatataatatagtaactataaaattactctttcaggggaaaaaaaaaacaaattcataagCAAATAGATAAACTACAGTACCACAATTTATCACAAATATGATAAAACAGACAACAAaccaaattaaaacaatagaaTGGACGAGGGATATTCCActtcactttttttcaataagtcagtaaatttttttttttggtgaattttaacatttttcctAACGGGtgtacaaatgtaattttagaGTTGTGTATCGTATATTATGATTGAATTTATCCTTtgatttgacaatttaaaaatgattttgtgaATACTCTATCCTTGTTTTTGGGTCTAAATAGTCATGTTTATTGTATGTATTGTAAAAAGTTTACTATACATTTAGTTACGAAGGAAGAGGTATGAACGGTAAAATTAGAAGGGAAGAAGCAATATAAGCTTTCCCTTCATGAAGCTATACCATATGTATGTGTTTCAAAAGAAAGATTAGTTTCATTAATATCAGATGGTTCTTTATTAAAGCagtgaatataaaaatgataattagatgcatccataaaaaaaagaaacttattatgttaaaaaaaaaaataaagaatcagaCATTTAGGTATTCAGAATATTTGCctgttttttattgttgctgtttttttatagaaaaggaaAGTCATTCAAATGATCCCATATGTATGAATAGAATATTaagttattgttattaaaaaattctttatttcaactaagattaatttatatttttatttaaatagaaacatTCTAAAGTCGACTAtttgaattagtaattttttttatgggacttataaaaaaaagtaaatgagaATAGTCCCTCtctatttttctgtttcattgTGGATTGTCGtctattttatcataattgtgATTTATTGTAGgttctaaaaatagattttgatggtgttaaaaaagtatttcacataaaaaaatgttaactaaTTATACCGTTATTCTATTGGATTTATAAATACGATATACCTAGATAGTCGTTTAAAAAGTCTTGGCAAAGTCACAACTGACGTATATCAAGATTATGTTTACttagtagtatctcttggaagaacacacacaaaTTTTCAACCCGAAcggtctgttttttttttctctttggcattcgtttgaatagAGGAATCGGCCAAAAAGATTATCAAAAAGATTATCACGACTTTCTTTTGGATTCCTAAGGAATAATACTCATGGACTATCTGGAAAAAGCTAAAATTATTAAGGTGCAGATAATTCATCGTCATTGACCGTTTCAAAACCGATTTGCAAGAAAAACACCCACAATTGGGATGCAAAAAGTTATTGCCCATCACAACAATGGACCAGCTttcacctcagcagttgtggtgacaaaattaatggaaataaggttccaactcgagatgcccacagcattAGTAATTTCATGCACCTTCTCTTTTCTTTCATCCATCActatatcatggattttattcATGATTTCTGGAGATTTAACCTCAACAAGGCATCACTGGTGCCCATATATATACACACCGAAAATTATGAAACTActtccccataatgtttatcatacTTCTTGTTAGTATCTTGAGGTATTTTgactttcataaagtaatttttaatcaacacacgaaattatttttcgtccttttttttgaaactttttctccattttcactccctcgattcaaacgaataccaaaaaagaaagaaataaccCGATGTTTCCGAAAGTTAAACATAACCTCGGATTGTGCCAGTTGTGCCATATCTGAGACTGCACACAGAATTTTCAAATGATCCCTGCATTTATGTTAATCGTAagtagtttttttggaaaaacaatatttttattatgatgtgGTTAGTTTTTGTTATGTTTACCGGAGTCAATTGCAATATAGAGATCGCTTTTAAGTCcaatttgtaaaaacaaatcaGACTGctataatttctaaattaatttaatcaataatatgttaaaagttGACATGGCTAAGTCAAAACAACGGTGCCTAATTGTGATAAAAGTGTGATAACTGTCCCAGATCTCCttctacatttatatttaatgtctaTGACGTACCActacatattaaaatagaaatacgTCAATAATGATTTGAGAATTAGAGTGGAAGGAACCTCGTTTCCCCTTTGGATTATTTCACTTGCAGTACCTCTAATATCTAAAGAATTGTATAAATAGAGTACGTGGTATCGGATAGAGATGGgtaaaattttggatttgtGAATTACTTTGAACTCTAATCATTCAGCAATGGGcctaaaaaaatcgtttttaatatttataaagatattgtttcgtaatgaaatataattttaaatgcttGTAAAAGTGtgtttgggatttttttaattaggacatgattcattaaaaaaaatttagttagattaatttaaaaaaaaaaaaaaaaaaaattgtatgtattactTTCGCTTGTGTTCTCAGGTCATAACCCTTAGTTTATCTTTGATGTAGAATAATTCGTAGAATATTCCTTCAATTAATGTGGAAATCAATTAACATTCTCTTAATTTGATTACTAAACCTCTAATGCGCATTTCAAGTATGTAGATATTAGTTTAACTCCCTGCACTCGTTCAAAACTAATTTTCAAGGCAAGGGGCACTCATAGTATGTTGTATGTGTTTATTAGTCACCCTATGTTATATTGTACATTAtcaaatagtaattatattagaaatacaTCTCCGTGGATATTGAGAGTATTTGACACAATTATCTTAATGAAATGACTAAAACTACATGTACAAATGTGACATAACCCTGAATAACTATTATAAATCTCAAAGATACATACCttggaataaatattcaaatacagCAGACACAGAGCCCCAAACGGAAGCACATGCAAAGTAGGTATTGACATCATTTTCCTTGGACACATCGATCAATTGATTCCACATGAAGACGACAagacatatttgaaaaatgctagagataactttaaaaaatatgttttgaataaaaggtaaaaggggaaaaaaatccagATTTTTCTTACAAATCACAAGGCTTTTGGAAAAGTATTTGAGTATATTCTTGAGGAGCCAGGCGTTGAAGGCAAGAGACGCTCCAAAAATTATAGCAGCGATACACGTATTGGATACTCCAAATTTAGTAAGAACAAGTtcctatgaaataaattaatttccatgTACATTTCCTACAGATATTTATGTCTTTATATgtcaagatgaaaaataaaaatgacaagcCCGGATATTTCCTAAAGGgatttttttcagtattaaattaaaaatattgggttttgccgcacttttttcataaaatactaagcatttcttttctataaaggggaatttcatattatattcaatagatCGGAAGTTCTTGTTCCaagatacaaatatttgaagaaggaaaatacttttatccaCATTTatagtaaacatatttattggATTGATGTTATAAAAGAATTTATCTGTTAAAAGTAAGGTTGAaggaagatttaaaaatatttccttccttttttctgCTGTTATAGTTgggacatttatttaattaatagtattgAAAATACATTCTAAGTTATATAACTTTACTTACTTTTAAGAATGACTCTGCAAATACAACTCTTTGAATCCCTGTGGCACTAGCTAAGGACACAAGCTTCATGTACCTCCAACCACAAATATTTGTTCTTCCAAGAGGACTGAATCTATGGCTAGACACCTTGGATATGGAAGATAGCCTATAATCAACAGTAGTAGAGCAAATTGGACTCATCAGAGTCAGATACATAATTAAAgctccaaaaaaagaaataatgaaaagaaatgtAAATATGATGGAAAGCTCTAGGGACGAGAGATGCATAGGAATAGGCGTCTGCCACCACATAGTATCATGATGTGTAGAGTTTTCAACAAGAGATGATAGTTGTGACTCTGACATGTGATGCAGTTGAAGTGAGAGCCATACCAGAGCACCAGAGAGTCCTGAGCCAATTCCATAAGCTCCTGTGATAAGGACGGAGAGGTGTTGGTAGGATTTGGAATATTTGAGTTCGTGAGTTGAGGTAAATATCCAGCTTCCAAGGAGCGAATAAGTTGGAAGCAAATTGATGAGGTTTGGGCAGAAATGGATGGCAACGAATGGGAGGAGACAGAGTCCTCCAGTGGTGGGAGAGAATAGTCCGGGAGGAAGAGGTGATAAATGTAGGCTATAAGAGAGCATGGATGCTCCAAAGAAGGAAGAAGAGAGAAGGAATGAGCTGGTAGTGGAGTCAATAAAAAGTATGGACGGTCCAAGGAGATCAAAGCAGGAGGTTGAAAGTGTAATTAAGGCCAAACCACAAAGAAGAGACCATTGTTTGGAAGGAGGTGTTGGGGGTGGATCCATAAAGAAGAGCTTAGGGGGAATGGGGAAATCCTCGAGTTGGGAGAAGTGAGATATACGCTGTAAGCTTGGGTAGGAGTAACGACGTTGCTGTCCAGGAAAGGAACTTTGAGACACccaaatctgtttaaaaataataataaaaattattatcaattatataacATTTGTTTCTCttgttttaaaacatttaaatgacAGAcacgacaaaaaaataaatattaaagaaacttGTGGGTGGCAAGtccttggtattttttttaagcacaGCTATGCCAACATTTTATCACTTATGCTTAAAACAGTtagaactatatatataaagattagCTGCTGAtccatatcaaaatattttattccctCTTCAATgcaaacaatttatatttttaataactcaatACAAGAATACAGTTTTTATAATCCAGATATGATTAAAAGAACACGCAATAAAAATGTGTACCTTATAAAAAGTCTTTGactcttatttttgataaattgccAGTCAATGGTGATCaaattcaactttaaaaaaataagatcatgTCGAATTATTGCCACTATActacatatttagaaaaatttaatttcccttgacatttttaatatttgagtttttttcgaaagaatttaccttattttttgtcctatttttaaataaaagattagaTTCCCGGGGgctttttattttactcttttaagcggaaaaaaaattagtcgcAAGGCAATTAAGGCTATTCTACCAGTCATTATTGTATAATGTATAGGAATGCTCTATTGCATAcacataatttgaatatttcatataaatttcaaaaaatataatttaacaaatttattagcttttttgataaatattattaaataagtgcAACATATTTTTGCATAATCATATAAGCATAGATTTTACTATAGAGTAGAATATAGGTTTGAAGATGATACATGTACTGAATGATACCAgtttaaaaaacacttttatttgaaatactagAAAGAATTTCTGaatcaaatgaattttttttctaagtgttttagttgaaaaaagggttttttgattcttcttttttttttttttttcgttcttctTCGACcatctttattttgaatgatGAAGTTTTTCTTTGCTTTGTTTTTCctaagtattatttttacatactattGTACTACTTATTTACTAAAaagtgtaataaataatttatatttatgtgtattaataaaattataaactaaaaatacttttttccacttctttcaaattacttttgaagATGCTTTAACGTATCAGTaagtattttaagaaattttaacggttaaaaaaataaatatataaatcttattttaaattaactgcTTTTGAGAATAAATGGCATATTTGATACAATTAATGAAGGTCTAACGACATGCCAACGGAAAACTTgaacaaaaagattttaaaattttgggaacATTGCACTTTATCgaaattctactttttttttgttttttagtttaatatttctACCATACATTTTAATTAGACTGTTTTTAAAAACTATCTCGTGAATATAGATTCTACGTTTAAAAATCTGATAATTTCTGCAAAGCTGAAATTCTATGAGTATGAACTATCTATGGATCAACAAACAAAAGTATAATGAGTTAATCATATAAAACCTTGTCATACATctattactaattttaaaaatatttacttccatatcaattcaaaaaatataaatatacattttcaatgCATAGGTGGAGAACCgtataatagtaaaaagtatttttcagaGAAGTGATTATATCAATACCCAATAtctttataattacaaaaaaatattcataatacaaaACACAAAACAATTACTCACGCAAAAGACTATAAAAGTTTATATGGAATTTTTGTTTCTCTGCcaaattcccaaaaatatataaatttacaccTCTTCTAAAGCTAAAAGCTTAGCATACCACACAACAATGATTTTGAGAgcttcaaagaagaaaaatcaaaaataaagataaaaattacctaaggacaatggaaaataaatagCGTTAtgagcaaaataattatttgttaacgGAAGAACTATTACATTCCTCTAACAACtttgatgtataattttattataaggaTGATTTATGTAAGGTTGGAGACTTTTTGAgtccttttttcatatattttttgttgacttaTGGTAATCCTGCTTTCTTCTTTCCACAATAGTGTCCCAAAAGTTTTGAGACTCTGTACATTGGTATCAAACTATAAATCTATATTGAAGATAGAATATAAGACCCTGGGGGTTTATACAGCAATAAgagaataaaattaagtttaaagcAAACAAAGTCAAATTTAAATGGGATTTTCTTTGTACTTTGCACTACACGTTATATTCGGCcatgcatttatatattaaatttgtagcttcgaattatttaatagagaacaaacaaatttgaataattattgatacaGATTGGATTATTTTCCGTTTGGAAATATTTCTTATACTATCGATAAAAACTGCTTAGAACTTTTCCttgcatattttctttttttaatgtcaataCTCTAAATTAAACCTGCTTCCTTATAACAAAATAacagtttcaaaatatttccggtaataattttttttttttttggttttcttcCCTAGTTTTAATAAGAATGAGGACGTAGTTTTTCATTGAGGAATTCATTTACAGTATCTAAgattatcatttcaatattaaggactattacattttatacatatatttagtgatatataaatgtacaataacaatattatctaggatttatgtatatatatataaaactcttCATTTCCGTTCTCCCTCTAGCATTGCAAATCCTTTATGTTaacaaatattatcaatatattatattttttattcttatttacaaTGGGACTACAGATAGAGATAGAGattgaaatatgtacattttttacaaaattggaaaaaaaagagatcagGGTTGCattgaattaattcatttttgctcttggatttgtttttaataaaaaaatggactcaaaaagttaatatcattatttagtTGGAATACAATTTGGTGATCCTTAAAAATGTGATAGTGAATTTATGAAAAAccattgatgtatatatataagccaTTGTAATGTAAATGTTCTCTTAATATTGTTAGATActggtttaattaaaaaaaatcaataaaaagaatTGGTGAAGAGTTGTCATTATGtagatgaaaattattttggggactttaatttacatcactattgtTTCATTCTAAATTCACAAATCTGCTGTGTAAGGTCAAACCAGGATTATAGATCACATTTTGAACTACCTATATGTAAgctgaattatttataatatatgccccaccggtatgtaaaaatcaaataaaccaaaaatcaacatagtaaccctgtcaatttgaaCTATATTTGTGAGGAGAGTATCTTAAGCTTTTTAAGCGTTTTTTTAGATAACCGATGAGTAACTAACTAAGGATAAATCAAACTCCGTTGTAGTAATTATACAATAGGCATGTGGGTTGTACTCAAAGGAAAAACTAATATATTGAACATTGAGTATGAAATTAAAGGAGAGTCTGATTCAACTTGGGTTACACTTAGGGATTTAAtatcttaatcatttttttttccgtcGAAGTTTGAATCTCAAGACGctattgaattttataacacttttattattcttgtagTCCTATAAACGACATCAGATACACCATTTTTGGCATTTATGCTTTTGTGTCTTTTTTGATGTCTTTTTGTGTCTCATATTCCGGCtcttaaaagtatcaaaaaacaTCTTGGTGGGTGATTGGACACTTTAttagagttttaaaaatttacatagacATGAATAGTAAACCAGATCTTGAATGGAGATCAAatgtgtttataatatatattttttgactatgcTTAGCTCTGACCTATCAAATAGTTATTTAGTGTCTATCCCTCAAACTTGGACAACTGTACAAATTATATGAGATGGGATCTTGTCTTTGATACTACATCAACATTTGATAATGTGAGacaaaaagaaagcaaaaggtatttttttaagagtataGGAAATCTTTGGAACTTTGAAAAAGAAGctataaatagtaatataattatattcataacctGAATCCCTCTACAAAATctctattaaataatggaaaatatcgGGTTCCCCTTAAAAAATCTACAAGACAACATTTACATCCTTGGCCCTGACATTTTAAGATGAGGATTTCGCCTTCATTTGCTGATGTATCGAACAAGATATAACAAAATTTCTAAAGTAACATAATAGGAAATTCTATATGTGGAGTTgttgaaacaaataaatttacatcTCAATTCCAGATTTCGACAGTCtgaattgtttgttttaatgatatatattaaaatccctataaatattttgaatatttttgttgagtACCCATTGGTTTCTCTAAATGTATAAGGGGAGAAATAGGCAGTAAAGGCAACAATTTTGTTTGGCTTGCCTACAATGCAAAGacgaaaaagttttgaaaatcagGTGATACATTAGCTCTTTTGAGCCCCAATGCTCTTCTTGGCAAAAAATTTGGAATGTGGAAACTCATTTCTAAGAGAAAACTTATGAGCAAAAGTTTTTCCTTTGTATAGATACGAtccattttctttgaaaatgccAAGGATGATTCCTGGGATCATGCTAttgatattgttatatataaattgtcagAATCAACTAGAT includes the following:
- the LOC121128095 gene encoding uncharacterized protein is translated as MPMYLMNLASLQMNHGSMPDLRSASSGSHSPSSKKTSHLMKSSKIWVSQSSFPGQQRRYSYPSLQRISHFSQLEDFPIPPKLFFMDPPPTPPSKQWSLLCGLALITLSTSCFDLLGPSILFIDSTTSSFLLSSSFFGASMLSYSLHLSPLPPGLFSPTTGGLCLLPFVAIHFCPNLINLLPTYSLLGSWIFTSTHELKYSKSYQHLSVLITGAYGIGSGLSGALVWLSLQLHHMSESQLSSLVENSTHHDTMWWQTPIPMHLSSLELSIIFTFLFIISFFGALIMYLTLMSPICSTTVDYRLSSISKVSSHRFSPLGRTNICGWRYMKLVSLASATGIQRVVFAESFLKELVLTKFGVSNTCIAAIIFGASLAFNAWLLKNILKYFSKSLVIFISSIFQICLVVFMWNQLIDVSKENDVNTYFACASVWGSVSAVFEYLFQESSMELKANNITSPEMNVYRFLSASLMFSIRILCSQRQRILFFGGVYALFLLSFFGCRAKKRRTEKEKALHIMGNE